The genome window TTACCCAAAAGCGCTGGTGCGGTGCGGCAGGGATTGATCAGGTATGGGTAGTTTCAGACCATCGGGAAGTGGAATTCGGCACGCGCTACGGCTGTTTAATGAAAGAGCCGCGCATTTTGCGCAGAGCCGTATTCGTTGTGGATCGAAATGATAAAGTGACTCATGTTGAATACATGGCAGCACTTGGTGAAGAGCCGGATTACGAACGCGTTCTTGAAGCGGCAAAAGCCGCGCTATAAAGGAGTGTGCCATGATTACCGTTGCCATGCGTCCCTCTTACTTAAAAAATTTCATGAATTCTGATAAGCCCGACTATCTCATCGTCAATTGGCGAGTCACCGGGCGATCACACATCTGGCAGCCACCTACCGATTTGCTCGAAGTAGATGATGGGTATCTGGTGCGGGTGGAAATTGCCGGCATGGATGAAGAAGACTTTGAGATCAGTCTCGATCAACAAACGCTGGTGATCCAAGGGACCCGGGCAGATACTCTTGGGCAAAGGGTTTATCACCAAATGGAAGTAAATTTTGGTGATTTCTTTACGATGGTTGAGTTACCCAGCCCGGTAGATCCTTCTCGGGCAACGGCAGAATATCAAAATGGTTTTTTGCTCATTCGCCTCCCTAAAACTCCCGTAAAACACATTCGAATTTCTGAGTAACTTTTATGCCCGCATCACGATGGAACTCAACGCCTCTTGAAATGCTAAAATGGATGGAAGACGAAGAAAATCAGATCAAAGAAAATTTTGCAGACCTGATTCTGGAATTCATGACCGAGCAGCATAAAATTGAATCTTCCGATGATGAACAAGAGGGAAAAAACCCATCCGGCGGAGCGCAAATTCCCGGTAACTTACCCATTCTCCCCTTACGGGGTTTGGTTGTCTATCCTCAAATAGCCGTGCCTCTTACCATTGGGCAGCCCAGGTCTATTCGCCTTGTGGATGATGTAGTCATTGGCGAAAAACTCATCGGGTTGGTAACCTCGAGAAACCCAGAACTGGATAACCCGGGTCCCGAAGATCTGTACTCTTACGGTACGGTAGCCGTTGTTCACCGCATGTTCCGTGTACCCGATGGGACGATTCGCCTTTTAGTTCAGGGCATACACCGTTTTATTCTTAAGGACTTTACCCAGATCGAGCCCTATTTGAGAGCCAATATCGAACTGGCACCTGAAACGGTGGAAGAGGGGCTGGAAATCGAAGCGCTTGCCCGCAATGCCCGAGATCAATTTAAGCGAATTGCAGAGTTAATTCCTTCCTTCCCGAGAGAACTTGTGGCTTCCATCGAAGCCATTGAAGACCCTCTGCTTACGGTTTATACCGTTGCTAACTTCCAGCGCATGGATCTGGAAGATGCTGAAGCCATTCTTGAACTGGACTCGGTTACTGAAAAGTTAAAGAAACTCACAACCATTCTGACTCGCGAAATTGAGGTTCTTGAACTCGGTCAGAAAATTCAAAACGAAGCCCGCTCGGAAATTGAAAAAGTTCAACGGGAATATTTCCTGCGGGAACAAATGAAAGCCATCCAGCGCGAATTGGGCGAAATGGACGAACAAGCCGCCGAGGTGGAAGAATTTCGCCAGAAAATTGAAGCGGCTGGAATGCCTGAGGAAGCCTACAAACAAGCCCGTCGCGAACTTGACCGTCTCTCGCGCCTTCCAACCGCCGCAGCCGAATATGGGGTCATTCGAACCTATCTGGATTGGCTGGTTTCCTTACCCTGGTCTAAACTTACTCAGGACAATCTGGATATTCCGCACGCTCGAGAGGTCTTAGAAGCAGATCATTACGGGTTGGAAGACGTAAAAGAACGCATTTTGGAATTTCTAGCCGTAAGGAAACTGCGGCTTGAACGACAAAAAGAAACCCCTGAAGAAACCCAACCCACTGACTTGATTCGAAAACAACGCGAAGGGGTCATTTTATGCTTTGTGGGCCCACCGGGTGTAGGGAAAACTTCCCTGGGACAATCCATTGCCAGAGCGCTGGGAAGAAAATTTGTGCGAATTTCTCTCGGTGGAGTTCGAGACGAGGCCGAGATTCGTGGTCATCGTCGAACGTATATCGGCGCGATGCCAGGCAGAATCATTCAAGCCCTTCGCCGGGTGGAATCACGAAACCCGGTGTTTATGCTGGATGAGATTGATAAACTGGGCGCAGATTTTCGTGGCGATCCTGCTTCTGCACTTTTGGAAGTCCTAGACCCCGAACAGAACAGCGATTTCCGTGATAATTACATAGAGGTAGGATTTGACCTTTCTCAGGTAATGTTCATTACCACTGCCAATCAGTTGGAAACCATTCCCCCTCCTCTTCTGGACCGAATGGAAATTATCAGCATTTCCGGGTACACAGAAGGGGAAAAAGTGGAAATTGCCAAACAATATCTGGTTCCTCGCCAACTGAAAGAAAATGGCTTAAAGCCAGAGGAAGCTCAATTCACCGCAGAAGCCTTGAGAACAATCATTCGTACTTACACCCGTGAAGCAGGGGTAAGAAATCTTGAGCGAGAGATTGGCAGCGTGTTGAGGAAAATAGCCACGCGAATTACAGAACAGAAACATGTCGAGCCCGAAATCACACCTGAGACTGTACGCGAATTACTTGGACAACCTCGTTATCATACCAATGACGAGATTAACATCCGCACTTCACAACCAGGGGTGGCTATTGGGCTGGCATGGACTCCGGTCGGTGGAGA of Anaerolinea thermophila UNI-1 contains these proteins:
- a CDS encoding Hsp20/alpha crystallin family protein, coding for MITVAMRPSYLKNFMNSDKPDYLIVNWRVTGRSHIWQPPTDLLEVDDGYLVRVEIAGMDEEDFEISLDQQTLVIQGTRADTLGQRVYHQMEVNFGDFFTMVELPSPVDPSRATAEYQNGFLLIRLPKTPVKHIRISE
- the lon gene encoding endopeptidase La yields the protein MTEQHKIESSDDEQEGKNPSGGAQIPGNLPILPLRGLVVYPQIAVPLTIGQPRSIRLVDDVVIGEKLIGLVTSRNPELDNPGPEDLYSYGTVAVVHRMFRVPDGTIRLLVQGIHRFILKDFTQIEPYLRANIELAPETVEEGLEIEALARNARDQFKRIAELIPSFPRELVASIEAIEDPLLTVYTVANFQRMDLEDAEAILELDSVTEKLKKLTTILTREIEVLELGQKIQNEARSEIEKVQREYFLREQMKAIQRELGEMDEQAAEVEEFRQKIEAAGMPEEAYKQARRELDRLSRLPTAAAEYGVIRTYLDWLVSLPWSKLTQDNLDIPHAREVLEADHYGLEDVKERILEFLAVRKLRLERQKETPEETQPTDLIRKQREGVILCFVGPPGVGKTSLGQSIARALGRKFVRISLGGVRDEAEIRGHRRTYIGAMPGRIIQALRRVESRNPVFMLDEIDKLGADFRGDPASALLEVLDPEQNSDFRDNYIEVGFDLSQVMFITTANQLETIPPPLLDRMEIISISGYTEGEKVEIAKQYLVPRQLKENGLKPEEAQFTAEALRTIIRTYTREAGVRNLEREIGSVLRKIATRITEQKHVEPEITPETVRELLGQPRYHTNDEINIRTSQPGVAIGLAWTPVGGDILFVEATRMPGAKGFTVTGSIGNVMQESARAALSLVRARAEKYNIPADFFDKSDLHIHVPAGAQPKDGPSAGVTITTALVSLLTNRPVKSDVGMTGEITLRGQILPVGGIKEKVLAAHRAGLKTVILPKLNQSDLDELPEEVKKSIRFVLVDQIDEVLEVAVEAVGQGLATPSQARKPRKGKKTDDENHAGG